In the genome of Pseudomonas sp. B33.4, the window ACGATCTGCTGTTCCCCTGCCCCATGACCTTCGGCACAGAGCAGAGCAGCCTGGTGTTCCACAGTCGCTATCTGCACATGCCGCTGTTGCAGGACGAACGCACCCTCAAGCACTTCCTCGAACGTTCCCCCGCCGACCTGCTCTCACGCCCGGACGACGGTGACAGCCTGAGCAGCCGCCTGCGCCGTTTGCTCAGCCGCGACAGTGCGAACTGGCCGGATCTGGAAGCGGTCGCGGCGCACTTGCACATCAGCCCGCAGACCCTGCGTCGGCATTTGCGTGAGGAAGGCAGCAGTTTTCAGGAACTGAAGGATCAGCTGCGGCGGGATATCGCCATATATCATTTGGGCCGGGCGGATCTGTCGTTGCAGCAGATCGCCGAGCAGTTGGGGTTTTCCGAACCGTCGGCGTTTCACCGGGCGTTCAAGAAGTGGACGGGGCTGACGCCGGGGGCGTATCGGGCGCAGGAGCAGTGAGGCGCTACATCAAAAGCCCCTCACCCTAACCCTCTCCCGGGGGGAGAGGGGACTGATGGGGGGATGTTCAATAAATCCGCCGACCTGACAGCTCTCGCTGAATCCATATTCGACGCAAATCGCTCAGGTCGATCATTTTCGCAAGACACTTCGGTCAGTCCCCTCTACCTCTGGGAGAGGGTTAGGGTGAGGGCAACTTCCAATCACACCGCCGGAAAATGAATCCTGAACGCCGCCCCGCCCATCGGGGAATCGCCCAACGCCAGTTTGGCGTTGTAGCTTTCAATAATGTCCTTGACCACCGCCAAGCCGATCCCCTGCCCCGGATGCTGGGCATCCAGCCGTTCGCCACGCTCCAGAATCCGCGCGCGCTGATCCGGTGGCACGCCGGGGCCGTCATCTTCGACGCACAGTTCAATTCCCGCCAGGGTTTCGCGCACGCTGATGCGCACTTCGCCCAGACAAAGGCGATAGGCGTTTTCCAGCAGGTTGCCCATCATCTCCAGCAACGCACCCTGTTCGATTGGCACATAACAGTGTTCAGGCAGATCGAATGCCACGCGCACATGTTTATCGCGATAAACCTTGTCCAGCGTGTCGCACAAACTTTTCAGTACCGGTTGCAGGCGCACCTGGTGCCGCACCAGTCCGCTTTTGCGCAAGCTGGCCCGTTGCAGTTGGTAGCTGATCTGCTGGCTCATGCGTTCGATCTGGCTTTGCAGCACCCAGGCCTGATCGCGTTCTTCAGGACGCTGGGCCATGTCTTCGCTGACGCCCTGCAGCACGGCCAACGGGGTTTTCAGGCTATGCGCCAAGTCATCAAGGGAATCGCGATAACGACTGCGCTGCTGGCGTTCGCTGTGCAGCAAACGGTTGAGCGAGCCGGTCAGGCGCAGCAACTCACGCGGATGTTGCTCGGTGAGGCTTTCGCGGGTGCCGCCTTCGATTTCGTCGAGTTCCTGACTGAGCCGGCGCAAGGCTTTGAGACCCCAGGTCAGGCCGATCCACAACAATGCCAGCAACACGAGCAAGGCCGCACCGAAGCCCAGATAGAGATTCTCGCGCAGACCTTCGAGGGTGGTTTCGTACTCGCGCACCGGTTGCAGGGCGACGATGCTGAACGCCGCGCTTTTGCCGCCGAGCAATTTGACTTCGACGTCGTAGACGAAGAATTCCTGGCCGTTGGTTTCACGGATCCGCGCGAACTCGTTACCGAGTCCGTCGTAGCGCGGTTTGTAGTTGATCTGCTCTTCCTGGGTAGCTTTCGAGCGCCAGACCAGATGCCCTTCGCGGTCGTAGATGTAGCCGAGCAATCGGAAATCGGTGAGGTTAAAACGCTCGTCCGGCAACTGATTGGGCATCACCAGCCGACCGTTTTCGATGCGCGCGGCAGAGATCAGCGTGGTGACGTCGGAGGCCAGGCGTTGTTCGATCGAGTCCTGCAACGCGAGGCTGAACGCGCCCTGCATCGCCGGGAGCAAGGCGAGCATGAACAACACCGCCAACGTGGTGGCGGCGAGCATCAGCCGAACGCGAAGCGAACGAATCAAGTGCAGCGCTCATTGAACAGGTAGCCGAGGCCGCGCACGGTGTCGATCGGCTTGAACCCGGCCGGGCCTTCGAGTTTGCGGCGCAGGCGACCGACCAGCACTTCGATGACATTCGGATCGCGCTCGTCGTCGTCCGGGTAGAGCTGCTCCATCAAGCGATCCTTGGGCACCACTTGCTGATGATGACGCATCAGGTATTCGAGGATGCGGTACTCGTAGGCGGTCAGCGCCAGCGGTTGCTCGTCGAGGGTCGCCTGTTTGCGATTGAGGTCGAGCAGCAGCGGCCCGGCGACGATGGTCGACTGGGTGAAACCGCTGGAGCGGCGCAGCAAGGCATTCAGACGCGCGTCGAGCTCTTCGAACTGGAACGGCTTGACCACGTAATCGTCGGCGCCGGCGGCGAGACCTTCGACCTTGTCCTGCCAGTTGCCGCGCGCGGTGAGGATCAGGATCGGGAAAGTCTTGCCACCCGCGCGCAATTGGCGAATCAGGTCAAGACCGCCCATGCCCGGCAGGCCAAGATCAATCACCGCCAGGTCAAAGTTGAACTGTCCGGTCTGGTACAGCGCCTCTTCGGCATTGGCCACGGACTCGACCACGTGACCGCTCTCCGTGAGGCGGGTTTGCAGGTGATGGCGCAACAGCGCTTCATCTTCGACGACCAACAGTTTCATAACACTCTCCCGGGTAAATCAGCATCTCCAGTCACACACCTGTGGGAGCGAGCCTGCTCGCGAATGCTGTGTGTCAGTCGATAAATTGATCGACTGATTCACCGCTTTCGCGAGCAGGCTCGCTCCCACATTGAACCTGCTGGCAACTCCTTAGAAATTGTAGTTGGCCGACAGGTAAGTCTGCGCGCTGCTGTTCAAGTCCAGCGAACCTTGCTTGCTGCCACCGCTCTCTTTCATCTCGGTGCTGGCGTTGCTCATCAGGTAACGGTAACCGAGTTCGACCGAGGTGTTTTGCGATACTTGCTGCAACACACCGAACTGGCCGCCGACGGCGTAACCGATGTCACTGTCGCGGCTGTAGCCTGGCGAATCCTGAGTCAGCTTGGTCAGACCCGCCGTCGCACCGCCGAACAGCTTGGTGCTGCCGCCCACCGGGTAGAACAGATCGTAGCTGCCCAGCAGGTTTTCCTGACGCAGTTTAATGCCATTGTGCGAGCCCGACACGTTGTCGTAGGTGGCGTAGTAGCGACCCTGGCTGTTTTGCTGACCGAGGCGGACGCCGTAGGTGTTGTTGCCGTCAATCGCGCCGGTGGCGTTCGGGTGATCGAGGTTGTTGTTCAGCGAATTGGATTTGTTGATCTTGTCACTGGTCTGGCCGAAGCTCAGGCCGGCGAAGTTCGACGTGGTGTCGGCCTGGGCCGCGATACTGGCGCTCATTACGGTCAATGCCAGCAACAGTTTATTAAAAGTCATGGGTATTTCCTCTTTCACAGCGCTGTTTGGGTATGGCGCAAGGTTACTGACCCTCCCCTGTACCGCCCCTGAACCGTCTCTGAACCTGACCTGAACCAAATGAACTAGGCTGTTTTGACCCTTTACTGTCAGGAGACCCGACCATGCGCCTGTTCCTCGCCCTTACTTTGCTGGCTGTCAGCAGCCTCACTCAGGCTGCGATCAAGACTGAAGAAATTCCCTACCAAAGTGCCGATGGCACAAAGTTGATCGGCTACTACGCCTATGACGACGCCATCAAAGGCAAGCGTCCGGGTGTCGTCGTGGTGCACGAATGGTGGGGTCTGAACGATTACGCCAAGCGCCGCGCTCGCGATCTCGCCGAGCTCGGCTACAGCGCCCTGGCGATCGATATGTACGGCGAAGGCAAGAACACCGAGCACCCGAAAGATGCAATGGCGTTCATGCAGGCGGCGACCCAGGATGCGGCGGCTTCCAGCAAGCGCTTCGAGGCCGGGCTGAACTTGCTGAAGAAACAGCCGCAGACCGACGTGAATAAAATTGCCGCCATCGGTTACTGCTTCGGCGGTGCGGTGGTGCTGAACGCCGCGCGGCAAGGTGAGCCATTGGCGGGCGTGGTGAGTTTCCACGGTGCGCTGGCGACCAAAACCCCGGCGACACCCGGCAGCGTGAAAGCGAAGATTCTGGTCGAACATGGCGCGTTGGACAGCATGGTCACCCCGGACAATGTCACGGCGTTCAAGTCTGAAATGGACAAGGCCGGGGCTGACTACAAGTTCGTCAGTCTGGAGGGCGCCAAGCATGGCTTCACCAATCCCGATGCCGATCGCCTGAGCCATGGCGAGCATGGTGGGCCGGACATTGGTTACAACAAGGCAGCGGATGAAAAATCCTGGGCGGACATGAAAGCGTTCCTGCAGAAAATCTTCAGCTGATCAGAGACACCGAGTAGCGGCCATCGCGAGCAGGCTCACTCCTACAATTGAAATGCGTTCCCCTGTAGGAGTGAGCCTGCTCGCGAAAGCTTCACCGCCAATCTCGACCTTGCGGCGACTAACCGGCAAAATGCCCGCCATGAATCTCACCCCCGCCCTCCCCGCCTGCTGCACCGCGCTCGACAGCCACTGGCCGTTGCCGACGGTATTGGCCGACACCGTGCTGCTCAGCACCCACTTCGATCCCGCTCAACTGCTTGGCGATGATTTTCAACGCAGTGCCGTGGTTGCGCCGCCGAGCATTCAGCGTTCGGTGGCCAAGCGTCAGGCGGAGTTTCTCGCCGGACGGATCTGCGCCCGGGCGGCGTTGCAGCAATTGGAGGGCAGCGGCGTGGTGCCGGCGATCGGTGCAGATCGCGCGCCGATCTGGCCAGCACACATTTGCGGCTCGATCACTCACAGCACCGGACGCGCGGCAGCGATTGTCGCCAACAAGCAACACTGGCGCGGTTTGGGCATGGATCTGGAAAACCTGCTCAACACCGAACGCGCCGAGCGCCTGGCTGGGGAGATTCTGACGCCACCTGAAATGCAGCGCATGACGGCCGCCTCGCGGGATCAGTTGGCGTTGTGGGTAACGCTGACGTTTTCGGTGAAAGAAAGTCTGTTCAAAGCGCTGTATCCGATTGTGCAGAAGCGCTTTTATTTCGAGCATGCTGAAGTGCTGGAGTGGACGGAGGCGGGTCAGGTTCGATTGCGGTTGTTGACGGACTTGTCGGCCGAGTGGCACAACGGCACTGAACTGGAGGCGCAGTTTGGGGTGCAGGATGGGCAGTTGTTGAGTCTGGTCAGCATTCAGGCCTGAAGATTTGTGTGGTGGGCACTGGCCCTATCGCGAGCAGGCTCACTCCTACAGGGGAACGCATTTCAACTGTAGGAGTGAGCCTGCTCGCGATGAGGCCAGACCCGACACCACACATCTCAACGGCGCTCCTGATTCCTCGGCCAACTCAAGCTAAAGCAAGCCCCACCCAGATTCTTGCTCTTGCCAATGATCGCCCGGCCGTCATGCCAGTGGATGATCCGCCGCACAATCGACAAGCCCAGACCATGCCCGCCCGATGCGCGTGTGCGACTGTCGTCCAGACGCAGAAACGGCGTGAAAATCCGCTCCCACGCCACCTCCGGCACACCCGGCCCGTCGTCCTCGATGTCCACGCGGCAGCGCAATTGCCCGACCTGATAACTCACCGTCACCTTCGAGCGTGCGTGGCGCATGGCGTTGCTCACCAGATTCTGCAACGCCCGGTGCAGATAACGCGGCTCCGCCTCGACCCAGGCATCGTCATTGTCCGCTGCCGACAGACACAGGCCGCGCTGCACCGTGACCTCGGCGCGCAACGGCGCCAACTCTTCGATCACCTGATTGACCAACGCATCCAGATCGATGCGCTGAAACGTCAGCGCCGGCGAGCCCTGCTCCAGCCGCGCATAGGTGAGCATTTCATCGACCAGTTTATCGAGGTCTTCGATGTCGTGATCCATGCCTTCGCGGTACTTCTCCAGCGCTTGCGGGGTGGTCGCCGAGCCGATCATTTCCAGACCGAAGCGCAGGCGTGCCACCGGCGTGCGCAACTCATGGGACACCGCGCGCACCAGTTCGCGCTGAATCGCCAGCAACTGTTGCAAGTGCTCGGCCATGCCGTTGAACGCCGACGCCAGTCGCCCGACCGAGTCAGCACCGCGTGCCGGCACACGGGTTTCCAGGCTGCCCTTGGCAATGCGCGTGGCCGCTGCTTCGAGGCCGCGTAAACGGCGTTCGAGCTGACGCACCAGCAGATAAACAATCAGGCCGATCAGGGTCAGGCCGAGCGCGGCAATCAGCACCAGCCATTCCGGCGGATACGGGTTCATCTGATACAGCGGCCCGATCTCCAGCACCCATGGCGTGCCGACCATCCCGGCAAATACGCGGATCGAGTCGCCGCCCTTGCCCAATGCCATCACCGTGTCGCCCTCGGCCACGCGGCGGCTCTGATCTTCGTCCATGTCGGCGTCGTTCACCGTGACCAGCCGCAGATCGAAACCGAAGCCCTTCTCTTCCTTTATCTGCGCGAGACGCTTGGGCTGCTCGCCAACCGGCACGCGCACCAGTTCATCGGCCAGCAGGTAAATGGTCGCGCGGGCCAGTTGCTCACTGATCTGCTGCACCTCCCCTACCAGCACAAGTTGCTCTTTGTCGCTGACCATTCGATAGACTTTCGCTGCGTGCGGCCCGGTCTGCTCGACCAGCGCCTGACCACGCTGCACGCGGGTGCGCTGGGACAAATCAAGGTCGGTCTCGGCAAACTTCTTCAGGGCCAGCGGAATCCCCAGCAAACGCTCCAATACCAGCAGCGCACGATGGCGCTCGGTTTCGTTCATCGGTTGCAGATTGCCCGCCATCAGCGAAAACGTGCCGTGGGCCAGGCGCTCGCGATATTGCTCGCTGCGCACCTGATTGAGCAGGTTCAGCGCCAGCACGCCGAGCACCGCCACCAGAATGATCGCTGCGCACATGCCGCCGTAGATCCGCAGGAAGATCGAGTTCACAGCGGCAGGTCTACGCAGGCTTCAGGAACGAACAGATAGCCCTTGCTGCGGATGGTCTTGATCAGGCGGGGATGGTCGGGGTCGTCGCCGATTTTCGGGCGGATGCGCGAAATGCGCACATCGATCGAACGGTCCTGGCCGTCATAGCCGATGCCGCGCAGGGCGGTGAAGATTTCTTCGCGCGACAGAATGCGCCCGGCGTTGGACACCAACAGCCAGAGCAGGTCGAATTCGGCGCTGGTCAGTTCGATACCATTGTCACTCAGCCACGCCTCGCGCAAGGCGTCGTCGACCACCAGCGGGCCGAACTGCAGACGGCGGGATTTTTCGGCGACCGGTTCAGGTGTGTCGCTACGCCGCAGCAGCGCCTGGATGCGCGCCAGCAACAGACGTGGCCGCACCGGTTTGCACACGTAATCGTCGGCACCGAGGTCAAGCCCCTGAATCTGATCGGCATCGTCGGTGCGGGCGGTGAGCATCAGAATCGGCCCGTCATACTGATTGCGCACCTTGCGGCAAATGCTCAGGCCATCTTCGCCGGGCAGCATCAGGTCGAGGATCACCAGATCCGGCTGCTCCTTGATGATCCGCGCCGCCGCCAGCGCACCGTTGCCTTCGATGTCCACGCGCAATCCATTGGCTTGCAGGTAGTCACGCGTCAGTTCGGCCAGTCGCTGGTCATCCTCGACGATCAATACCTGAAAGGCTTGTTGCTCCACCGGTGACCTCTGCTTTCTATTGTTATTGATAAAGGAAGACGATTGCCCAGCCAGGCACGGTCCCCTGTAGGAGCTCGATCTTTTGATCTTGCTGTTCAAGATCAGGATCAAAAGATCGCAGCCTTCGGCAGCTCCTACAGGAACACTCCCGTCTTTTTGTCATGTTTCGGGAGGATAAAGATGCCTGCGCATGGCCCGATTGTATAAACGGCGTACAGCCAGAACACAAGTCGGTAAATGCGTTCGGACACGGCGGTTTTTTGTGATAGGGTTCGCGCCCTTAAAAATCCGCTGAAGCGTTTTTCCCGGTGAAAAAACAGTGACGGACGGTCTAGCTCAGCAGGTTCGCGGCCTACACGCATTTTCGAAGTTTCTTACACAATTTACGCACAGGCTTATCCACAGGTAGTACGTTGCAATCCCCCCCTGAAACGCATTATCTTGTAGCCCGAGCGCAAAAAAACCCTACATGTAGGGTTTGACGCTAAAAAACCAAACACAAACCCGGCAGTGAATTCAAGGCTTTTTATTGCCATTGTCGGGTTGAACCAAACGTATTTTCGAAAGCCCAAACCGCGCCTGCGGATGGCTACCGTTTTTGCGCCGATCACGGCGTTTACGGTACGGGTGTTGCAGTGGCGAAACTGCTCCCCGAAAGGAATGCGGTGATACGCGTATCGCGTGAACCGAAGACTTCGGCATGGAAGCGGCGCTCACAAGGCCCTCTTCCTGAACTGTCCCGAAGTCGTTATACCCGGCGCGTGCCGGTTGTAGTGCTTCAGGACGGAACGGTGGGCACCGTGATGGTGCCCAAACAAACATAGAGAACGTGGAGACACCCATGCAAACCGACACAACTCGCGAGAACCCGCAGGGCACCTTGCCGCAGGCCGCCGATTCGAATTCGGATCTGGCAGCCACCGCGCCTGGTCAACTGCGCGTGATCAAGCGTAATGGCACTGTCGTTCCTTACACCGATGACAAGATCACCGTCGCTATCACCAAAGCGTTTCTCGCAGTTGAGGGCGGCACCGCTGCCGCTTCGTCGCGAATCCACGACACCGTTGCCCGCCTGACCGAACAAGTCACCGCGACCTTCAAGCGTCGCATGCCTTCGGGCGGCACCATCCACATCGAAGAAATCCAGGACCAGGTCGAACTGGCCCTGATGCGTGCCGGCGAGCAGAAAGTCGCTCGCGACTACGTGATCTACCGTGACGGTCGTTCGAAAGAACGTGCTGCCCACGCCCCGGCCGAAGAAGCGGTCAACGCTCACCCGTCGATCCGCATCACCCGTGTTGACGGTAGCCTGGCGCCGCTGGACATGGGCCGTCTGAACACCATCGTCACCGAAGCGTGCGAAGGTCTGGAAGAAGTCGACGGCGACCTGATCCAGCGCGAAACCCTGAAAAACCTGTACGACGGCGTGGCCCTGACCGACGTCAACACCGCACTGGTGATGACCGCCCGTACGCTGGTCGAGCGTGAGCCGAACTACTCGTTCGTGACCGCCCGCCTGCTGATGGACACCCTGCGTGCCGAAGGGCTGGGCTTCCTCGGTGTGGCCGAAAGCGCCA includes:
- a CDS encoding ATP-binding protein: MIRSLRVRLMLAATTLAVLFMLALLPAMQGAFSLALQDSIEQRLASDVTTLISAARIENGRLVMPNQLPDERFNLTDFRLLGYIYDREGHLVWRSKATQEEQINYKPRYDGLGNEFARIRETNGQEFFVYDVEVKLLGGKSAAFSIVALQPVREYETTLEGLRENLYLGFGAALLVLLALLWIGLTWGLKALRRLSQELDEIEGGTRESLTEQHPRELLRLTGSLNRLLHSERQQRSRYRDSLDDLAHSLKTPLAVLQGVSEDMAQRPEERDQAWVLQSQIERMSQQISYQLQRASLRKSGLVRHQVRLQPVLKSLCDTLDKVYRDKHVRVAFDLPEHCYVPIEQGALLEMMGNLLENAYRLCLGEVRISVRETLAGIELCVEDDGPGVPPDQRARILERGERLDAQHPGQGIGLAVVKDIIESYNAKLALGDSPMGGAAFRIHFPAV
- a CDS encoding response regulator transcription factor, with product MKLLVVEDEALLRHHLQTRLTESGHVVESVANAEEALYQTGQFNFDLAVIDLGLPGMGGLDLIRQLRAGGKTFPILILTARGNWQDKVEGLAAGADDYVVKPFQFEELDARLNALLRRSSGFTQSTIVAGPLLLDLNRKQATLDEQPLALTAYEYRILEYLMRHHQQVVPKDRLMEQLYPDDDERDPNVIEVLVGRLRRKLEGPAGFKPIDTVRGLGYLFNERCT
- a CDS encoding dienelactone hydrolase family protein, translated to MRLFLALTLLAVSSLTQAAIKTEEIPYQSADGTKLIGYYAYDDAIKGKRPGVVVVHEWWGLNDYAKRRARDLAELGYSALAIDMYGEGKNTEHPKDAMAFMQAATQDAAASSKRFEAGLNLLKKQPQTDVNKIAAIGYCFGGAVVLNAARQGEPLAGVVSFHGALATKTPATPGSVKAKILVEHGALDSMVTPDNVTAFKSEMDKAGADYKFVSLEGAKHGFTNPDADRLSHGEHGGPDIGYNKAADEKSWADMKAFLQKIFS
- a CDS encoding 4'-phosphopantetheinyl transferase family protein, producing the protein MNLTPALPACCTALDSHWPLPTVLADTVLLSTHFDPAQLLGDDFQRSAVVAPPSIQRSVAKRQAEFLAGRICARAALQQLEGSGVVPAIGADRAPIWPAHICGSITHSTGRAAAIVANKQHWRGLGMDLENLLNTERAERLAGEILTPPEMQRMTAASRDQLALWVTLTFSVKESLFKALYPIVQKRFYFEHAEVLEWTEAGQVRLRLLTDLSAEWHNGTELEAQFGVQDGQLLSLVSIQA
- a CDS encoding ATP-binding protein, whose translation is MNSIFLRIYGGMCAAIILVAVLGVLALNLLNQVRSEQYRERLAHGTFSLMAGNLQPMNETERHRALLVLERLLGIPLALKKFAETDLDLSQRTRVQRGQALVEQTGPHAAKVYRMVSDKEQLVLVGEVQQISEQLARATIYLLADELVRVPVGEQPKRLAQIKEEKGFGFDLRLVTVNDADMDEDQSRRVAEGDTVMALGKGGDSIRVFAGMVGTPWVLEIGPLYQMNPYPPEWLVLIAALGLTLIGLIVYLLVRQLERRLRGLEAAATRIAKGSLETRVPARGADSVGRLASAFNGMAEHLQQLLAIQRELVRAVSHELRTPVARLRFGLEMIGSATTPQALEKYREGMDHDIEDLDKLVDEMLTYARLEQGSPALTFQRIDLDALVNQVIEELAPLRAEVTVQRGLCLSAADNDDAWVEAEPRYLHRALQNLVSNAMRHARSKVTVSYQVGQLRCRVDIEDDGPGVPEVAWERIFTPFLRLDDSRTRASGGHGLGLSIVRRIIHWHDGRAIIGKSKNLGGACFSLSWPRNQERR
- a CDS encoding response regulator, translating into MEQQAFQVLIVEDDQRLAELTRDYLQANGLRVDIEGNGALAAARIIKEQPDLVILDLMLPGEDGLSICRKVRNQYDGPILMLTARTDDADQIQGLDLGADDYVCKPVRPRLLLARIQALLRRSDTPEPVAEKSRRLQFGPLVVDDALREAWLSDNGIELTSAEFDLLWLLVSNAGRILSREEIFTALRGIGYDGQDRSIDVRISRIRPKIGDDPDHPRLIKTIRSKGYLFVPEACVDLPL